Genomic segment of Mercurialis annua linkage group LG6, ddMerAnnu1.2, whole genome shotgun sequence:
AGTGGATCAATCTTGACTTATCTTGTTTCCAAAAAAGCATATCTTCTTCCCTTAATGAGCTTCTAACTTATTGTCAAAGCTCATTTCTATGGGTGTAAGTCAAGGAAGATCACTTTTTGAGTGTGAATCAAGCTTGTGTCGCTTATGGAAGGTCTATGAGTGCTCACCAAGGCCCCGCACTTCCCAAAACTGTCAAAAATGGAATTTCCAGGTCCTCAGCCGGCCTTTGGCCGGCTTGGAGGTTGTGGGCTGGCTTCGGGCCGGCCGAAGGGCTGTTCCACCCAAATCCTCTGACTTTTGCCGATTCGCTTTTTGGTTCGCAAGTGTTCTGTTTTGGAGGCCGATTTCGAGCCGGTTCAAGTCCTAATTTTGCCTTTGTTTCTTCATGAATGTTGTAGATATATCTCTTAGCTTTCCATGACATGTTTAATCACATGATTTGGATATTTATAGCTCCAGATATGATCCAAATACGGAGATTTGTCCGGATTTTCAACTTTTCGATCTAAACTTTCAGCGACTGATTTAGCGACTATTTTGCTTGCACTTAGACTTGAtttttcattcttcttcttcttcatggAACTGATAGAATCACTCCTCCTTGGCTTTGACTTTATTTAAGCTCTATTTATTCAATTAGACTCCAAAAATGCTATGCatttacattttatattaaaaatacaaaacaagtAAAAATAACTATATAAGCTTCTATTTTACGCAATAAAGCACTAAAATATAGCGAATAATGATATGTAAACTACGTAAAATATAATCTTATCAACAAACAGCAAGAAATTACCCTTCCAAATAGGAGAAAGACAAAGGGAAACATCCGGATCAAGCTCAAACCAAAACGAAATACCACAACTAGCAGAAACAACTGAAAACCATAGCGAATCATCACGAGGCACATTCATCATCTTCCAAATCCATTTGAATAACAAATAACGATTTTTCAAATGAAGAGGAACAATATTAAGGCAACCGTCATTAAAAGGATAGAAAACGTCTCGCCCAGGTCATATTACCGAAGTAATTGCCAACAACAGCACCATTCTAAAGAAATTTACGCATAAATTTCTCTAGGTAGCTAATCACTGAAGGAGGAGCACAAAATGAGCACATGTAATATACCGGTAAGCTACTCAATACGGACTTAATAAGAACCAATCGACCTGTAGGCGACAACAGACTTCCCCTCCAAGAAGAAAGCTGGGTTGAAAATGAATGAATTATCGGATCCCATTGCTCcacattcaattttttaatagaCAAAGGCAATCCTAAATAAGTAATAGGAAAATGCTCTATTTTACAAGATAGAATATCAGCCGCCAAACTCATAGAATAATCGTCCATATTGATACCTGTAATAGATGACTTATGGAAATTAATTTCCAAACCAGAAATCAATTCGAAACAGTGCAAAATACGCCTCAAATTCCTTACTTTTTCCAAATCATTAAGAATGAAAACCAAAGTATCGTCTGCAAACTGTAAAAGCAAAACCGGGTTAGTGTACCCCTCAATTTGAATCCCATCAATAAAACCTCTAGAGATAGCTTTCGAAAAAAGTAGCACGCAGACCCTCAATTGCTATAACAAAGAGAATAGGCGATATTGGATCACCTTGTGGCACACCTTTCTCCAAAAAAAATTTTCAACAGGAGAACCATTAACCAACACAGCCAACTGAGAAGAACTGAAAAGAGAGGAAATCCAATTAATCCAAGAACCGTCAAAATTCATTCGCTTAAGCCTAGAAATAATAAAGGACCAAGAAACTGAATCAAAAGCTTTTTTGAAATCCAGTTTAATCATGTAAACCTTCTCCCCACGAGAATGAACCAGATGAATTATTTCTGAAGCGATTATATGGCAATCATGAATGTTTCTCCCTTTAACAAACCCAAACTAACATTCTGAAATAATCGAGGGGAGAGCAGGAGCAAGTCTGTCTGCTAGCACCTTCGAAACCCACTTCCTTATACCATTACCCAAACTAATTGGTCGAAAATCAACAATAGCAGAAGATCCTTTAATTTAGGCAACAGAACCAAAAAAGCGGTATTTAATCCGACTGGAAAGTAGCCTGAATTGTAGAAAATGGAAAAATGATCCAAAATGTCTCCTTTCAAAATCTTCCAAGCTCGCttttagaaaaagaaattaaaaccgCGAGGGCCCGGGGATTTATTATCATCGAAGCTCGAAAGAGCTAAGAAAATGTCTGATTCCAAAAAGGGAGAAGTAAGATAATTAGCCTGCTCATCCGATAGATTTCCAATTGGCAGATGTAAGAGAGAAAAAGGTGGGCTGTGCTTCTTTTGCTTGATACATTCTTATAGAAAGAAAGAACATGCTTCTTAATATCATCCGGATCCGAGTAAAGAACATTATTAACCCAAATTTCTGAGATAAGATTAGATCTAGACCGAATAGAGGCTATCGAATGATAATACTTTGTATTCCTTTCCCCAAACTGATTCCAGTTTAATCTAGATTTCTAAAGCCACAATGAATCAAGTTGCCGCGATACCTTATCAAATTCAACATGAAGAGAAGATAATAATGTCATCTCCGAATCATCCAAAGGCCGAGCATCAGCAGTATAATCCAAATCAGTAATTGATTTCTGGACAACCCCCAGCTTTGAATTCAAGTCCCCAAAATGATTCTTATTCCAAATTTTGATTACCAATCTTAATTCTTTCAACTTAGCAACAAGATTTCTTTTAGCAATAGATTCAGAGATAACAGCCCATGAACTATCAATAAGCGAGAAAAAATGAGGGTGAAACCACCAAGCGTTGATAGACTTAAATGGTTTAGGACCCCAATCCGATATAACTTCTGAACAAAATAAGAGGGGAACATGATCCGAAAACAATCTCGCTAAAGCCTTAAGAGAAAGCTTCGGCCAAATGTCAAGGGAACTATGTGAAACAAAACACCTATCAATTTTCGACCGCGACAATTTGTTATACCAAGTGAAGAAACGCCTTGTAAAGGAACTTCgaacaaagaagaagaattaataaaattcgaGAAATCCTTCATAGAATTTGAAAAACCTGAGCAGTTCAGCCTCTCACACGGATCCATAATTTCATTGAAATCCCCCAACAGAATAAAAAGTTTGTCAGACTCAATTTATGTACTAATATCTTACCAAAAAATTAAACGATCCCTCGGGCAATTACTTGCATAAACCAAAAGCTACCTAATGTTACAAGAGTTCCAGCAAAAATCCATACTAATAAACCTTGAAGAAGTAATCAATCTAGTAGGAGAAATCAATAGTTTACTCCAAATCAAAACCAAGCCACCAGAAGCACCTTGAGATGGAGAAAAACTAAAGTTAAAATTAGAATTATGCCAAAGTCTCCTTATTTCAAACTCGtcaaaactcttttttttttgtttcaatcaATCCAAGAATCGATAAGTTATTATTAAGAACCAATGATCGAATAACCCGTTGTTTTCTAGAAAAAGAAAGCCCCCCTCTGCAATTCCAAGAGATAATATTAAAAGAGCACGACATGAAAAAATCAATAACCTGGAAAGAGATCCACAGATCAAGCAGACTTCAAAAAGTCCTGCTGATTACTACGAGTTAATAAACCCAAGATAGCTTCTTCATCTTCAGCTGCAAACAGAACCAGTTCCAGACCAATATTCCATGTCCTCCTTGCTTTTACTACCTTATTAGCTGCTGCAAAATTAAGTTTGGTCCTATGTCTAATAATTGCATTCGAGAAGGATGAATCCGAACATCCTGTAAGAGTTAGATTGGAACATAAATTTCCCTTTCTATCAATTCGTTTAAATTTCCTCCTCGTTTCAATAAAGCCCATAAAACCTGCTGGAGTATGACCTGCTGGGGATCCATAACTTGATGGAATACTCCTTTCCATATTAAGACTTTTCTTTGAATTAGAATCAACCTGTTTCTCTATAACAGCAGAAGCATTGGCACAGATCGCATCATAGGATGAGTTATGCAACAGAAACGCTGGTGATGATACAACTGACAACCATTTCTTTTCTAAAGAATTCCGAAAATTCTCCTCCGCTGGTTTATCCGAGATTGAAAAAGATACCCGACTGCTTGAAGAATCATCATTAGAATCTGATTCCAGACCATCCCATTCCTCCAAAACTATTGGTAAGTCTGATTCGGAAATATGTATAGGAAATTCCTTATCACCAAAAACTAACTGGACAGTTTGATGGATATTGTCTCTAGTAGTGCTAATCAAAACGGATCTTGTGTCCAATCTCTCCTTAGAAATAACCATAGGATGAACAGCAATAGAAACACCAAATCGATTCCCAACTTGCATGAATAAGTCCTCTTCCCATGCACCCGAGATACCAACAATATTAATCCAAATAAACTTGCTACTGGTCACATATAATCTGTCACAAGGCTTAAAAGAAGTAAAGAAGTCCAACAATGAGGGAAACATGATGGATTCAAAAACTACTCTTTCATCCTTAAAACGAAACCTAAGAATAATATTATCAGACCCACCCAAAAAAGACATCGAAACATAATCAACATTCTTAGCTTGCAAGTAAGAGGAGACTTGTAATAAACAACTGATATGTTTAACCGTGATGATAAGAGATTATGAGAAGTCTGATAACATATTCAAAATTGGAGTGTAGACTATAGGGTCAGCTTTCAGCACCTGAACAAATGACCTACTATCTCAGATTGAAGGTTTGAAAATATGTTGTTGTTTCTGCCTATTCTGCTGAGCTGATCGAGCTAGATATTTTTCCTTCAAACCATTATTCTCTAAAACCCTAGCTGGATATCTAGTGTCAAACACCTTGATACGATAATACCCAATACATAACAAATTCAATCTAGCTTTAACGGTGCTGATATCTTCCTCCGAATTAGGTCAAAAAAACCCAAATCGTTTGTTCCTAACGTTCCGTTTCCTTGCTAATGTAACCCTACCAGCAACACCAAACTTCAAAAAAGCCTGTTGAAGGTTAATATAATTCCAATTGTCTGTGTAATTCTCAAAGTAAAAGACTGGTGATTGAGCTGCTGAATGATGGTTAGGTGATGGAAAGGTTGCCCGAGTACGATGGTTGAGGGGTGGTTTAGGGGTTGGAGTTAGGGTTTGgatgcgttttttgaccccctgcgtgtaccagatgaagttcgAACCTAAACGTGTATTTTAGACGGTGTTTCAAACAATAAGAATGtttaattagtttggtaatcagactgctttacgtaagcgttttgatagcccgaagtaggctagaaaagagatttttgaaaaattgagtttaactaggaattatTTAGCTTGATAATTATAATCACaaaaaagtgatttaataaattaattatcattttaccccgatatttaatttatttgagcaAGTTTGGATggctaattaaataacatttgcAAAAAGTTATTTAACgtattaaaaatgttatcaTATCGTTATTTCATTTGAAGACAGAAAATTAAAATCCTACTTGCTTGGCCGTTTTTGGGGCtgtttttgtcacgacccaagttattaagccgcgaccggcgctagggaacgggagtggtagctccggaacccgtagcaagcctaaaatcaatataaattttccGCGATTAAAtcgttttattatatataatacattatcagaaatcttctttaaataatataattcaattataaaaatatcgtattccttttctgaaaacattcgcgaaacaattcctataaaccagggtcttaccgagcgatatctcatatccagcaccgccctgtttctgatcacaaacatcaccaattccattcacggtaattggtatcaaattcaaacggctaaacgccatctttctaaacaattcatttataaaattatatcagagtttacttttcaaatgccgtttgaaattgaatcataaaccttatactgacacctactgactactgcagctctataaaacttgtactttgtgtaagccaaaaggctgccgacacaaaggagatggtctgtctgatccgactccgattacctgaaataaaacactgtgagggagtcagtattttgggaaatactgagtgagcttgcaagttactaacggtattaatataaaaatataacatcgcatcttaagaagacaataatataaaacatataaacaggtatttgatccgtacgaaactaatatcctagcatgcgacacatctctcgaataatcatatatcattcaacccaatcgtaaatatcaattgcgagtccaactcgctggtggcccagccactagatacggggactccagactacaccgtagccgagtgctcactcgtatcaaaatcatatacccaatcgtaaatttcataatcatcatcagctcccagctgtgtcacatCATttttcaaatgcaaacacactagactgactcaatactggtgataacacagcctattgacacccaataggtagctagtttcttcggatcacatactagttctcgtatatagaaattaagtaaacatataacatttcaatcaattatatgtaatacgatgcgtataaacagtatatatctatataaaataactttaatatataatacacgaaagtaaagtgcaactcacctGGATCGCTAATaatccaaaataataaaatatatcatcGATCCCCGTTAAGATATCTTGGTTCGTCAAGTCCGTAGCTTGATAATTCGTCGTATCTAACGTAGAATTCTATCGTTAGAAAGTATAATAAAAAtccttattttataattatttataacgaCCAAAATATTACGTTTAATAACTAAACGTAACTCATCGTACTCGTATCGAATTAATTTCGATAGAACCTCAAAACGACTTTTTCATTATCTTTGGTATTAATCAAAAATCATATTTGATTAATCAAAGAAATACTATTTAAATAACTTTAACTTGTTCAAAATTGCTTTTCTAGCCCACTTCGGCTATCAAAAACGCTCATCTAAAATCACCCGTTTACCAAATACATTTTTCATTCCTATAGTCCATAATATCATTTACGACTTTCCTTCAGACTCGAACTTCATTCGACATTTCTAAGGTCTCCAAAATATTGCTCAAAGTTAGCTTCTTAAAATGTCTTATTTATTTCATGTTTTTCGACCAACTTTGagctattaaaattattacttagagtcatccaaattttaaataaaaatgacattCTTACAGTTTGGAACGTTGCCTACAATATTTGTTTAGACCTTAGTTTGAAAATAGATCTCGAAAGTGTCGGAAACTAATTCGGAAGTTGGTTTCCTAAAGCTGATTTTCAAAACAGCTAAAACAGTCCTCTAAGGGCTGCTGTTTGGGCCTCGAAACATCACCCGGAAAACAGTTCCGCTCCAAAACAAATTTGACATTCTTATACTTCACAATCATATCTACAACTTCCGTGAAGACTTCGACTAGTTTCGACTTACGGTTTGTTCAGAATAATTTTCTAAAGTTGggtctttaattattatttttagcttCATAACAGCCTCACTTTTGCTGCTGTTTCAGGGTCAGAAACAGAGCACGTATCATCGTCGAaacccaaaacaaaattgacattcatATTCTCTGTAACATCGCCTACGTTTTTCATTAAGACTCAAACTTAATCTGACATGTTTATCATCCTCAAATCTTGCCTCAAAGGCAGCCTCTCATTAGGCATAAATCTGAAAATCATTTTCAGATTTTTCACTCAACTTCGAACCTcgataacttttaatttatcttaacaacggtactattatttttcataaaactcATCTATGTAATGCCAATTATATATCCCATTCACTTTCGGGTTAAGATTACTAAGGTTCGAGGTCCGTTTTTATAGGCGAAGTAGCCTTCGTGGCTTGATTCACTAATTTCCAGATTTCATAATTTTGAACACCCCATCTATTTCAATCGTCACAGCCCTATTCAATCATTCAAATTCTAATCCGACTATCACGTTTCACTCTCCGTATATCCCTTACGATATACTACTCAAGCCTTCTCAAAAATCATCGCTCAACGACCTTCGTATCGTGGCCTAAACTTGGTGTCACAAACtgtttttaactttaattttctGCACTTTATAAACTTAGTTTTAAACCACTTTAAACCATGATTTTAACTCAATTCAATACGTCATTCTTTAGACTCGATGTATACTCGAAAGTCGACGTCCTGGACATGTCGGGGACTGCCCAAACAGTCCCCATAGGCAGCCAAAACTGCTGCGGGTTGCAGCAGTTTTGCTGCAGTGTTGCTGCAAATTGGCAGCAGCAACACGCTGCTCTTTTAGCAGCCAAACGCTGCTGTTTCAGCCCCTTTAAACCTACCCCGACATGCTAGCTCACTCCCCTTCCATAACCAAAGCTTATGCTCAAAGAATCAATCAAAAACTACTCAAAATCATAGGTTAAAACTCATCCTAGAGTTAAACAAAAACAGGGCAGCAAGTATTCTGATTTTTAACTCAATAAAACACCATCAAAACCTTAATAAAAGACATAAATTCTGAGGTTACCTTATTCCTTATTGAGTTAGCTATCCATAGCAATTTGAATCATCGAAAACGGAGGTCGGATCGTGGAGTTATGGACGCCGTCGTCCTTCGCGCGCGGGAGAGAAAACTAAGATGGCGACGATGAAGCTTTTGCTTCTGTAACTTCTATTCTTTTCTATTCCTTATTCTTATCTTAAAGACTTAAACTTTCTTATTAAGTTTTGTATGTCATATAAGGTTAAAGTACCATTTAATtcaaaatggttaaattacaccttaactcaaattcttaattaacGTCGCGTCTAATCTATAAAACggtttcgtaaatttacgaaagcgcgacgataatttatttatcgaTAAATAATGGACTCCGCATTATTTATTTACTCGAATCCaatgaattatatatttttcttatttcgaTAATTAAGTTCCGTTAAAttccaatttatcgcataataattaaattattatattgcgataaattttattagaccACTTTGGTCTAATTCTTATTTCTTGAACTTAATTCTGACGTTCTTAATACTAAATCCTTATATTTATGCTTCGTGACACTGTTATTAATATTTCCAAAAGTACGGGGCATTACAGTTTTGTagtccccaaaacagctcagggaggggagtttgggtgcgtttttttgaccccctacgcgtaccggatgaagttcgAACCTAAATGGGTATTTTTTACGGTGTTtcagacaataagaatgttcaattagtttggtaatcggactgttttaagtaagcgttttgatattcCAAAGTAGGCtggaaaagagatttttgaaaagttgagtttaactaggaattttttAGCTTGATaatttatcggttattcagacaatgTACATAATTTTTAAGCTTGACAAGAATGTTCAATTTATCAGTTATTTAACGTATGAAAAATGTTATCATATCCTCATTTCATTTAAAGACAGAAAATTAAAACCCTGCTCGCTTGGCCGTTTTTGCGTCTGTTCTGCAGTCCCCAAAAaggctcagggaggggagtttgggtgcggtTTTTTTGACCCcatacgtgtaccagatgaagtttgaacctaaacggaagttttagatggtgttgcagacaataagaatgttcaattagtttggtaatcagactgttttatgtaagcgttttgatagcccgagaTACGttggaaaatggatttttaaaaagttgagtttaactaggaattttgcgagctcgataatttatcgattattcggacaacgttttgagttgagattaattataatcacatcaaaagtaatttaataaattaattatcattttatcccgataatttatttatttgagctAATTTGGATggctaattaaataacattcgcAAAATGTTATTTAACATACGGAAAATGTTATCATATCCTCATTTCATTTGTAGACAGAAAATTAAAACCCTGCTCGCAAAGCCGTTTTTGGGGCTGTTCTGCAGTCCCAAAAACAGTTCAGGGtagggagtttgggtgcgtttttttgaccccctacgcgtaccagatgaagttcgAACCTAAAAAAAGTTTTAGACTGCGTTTCAGACAATaataatgttcaattagtttggtaatcatacTATTTTATGTAAgggttttgatagcccgaaataggatggaaaagggatttttgaaatgttgagtttaactaggaattttgtgagctcgataatttatcggtaattcggacaacgttttgaGTTGAGACAGATTATAATCCTAAGTAAAgtcatttaataaattaattaacgttttatcccaattattaatttattttagctaatttggATAGCTAATTAGGTAACATTCGcaaaatgttatttaacgtATGGAAAATGTTATCATATCCTCATTTCATTTGAAAGTAGAAAATTAAACCCTGTTCGTTTGGCCGTTTTTGGGGCTGTTCTGCAGTCCCTAAAACagttcagggaggggagtttgggtgcgctTTTTGACCCACTACGCATAACGGATGAAGTTCGAACctgaacggaagttttagataGCGTTTCaaacaataagaatgttcaattagtttggtaatcagactgttttaagtaagcgttttgatagcccgaagtaggctgaaaaagggatttttgaaaagttgaatttaactaggaattttgttagctcgataaaatatcggttattcggacaagtTTTGAGTTGAGATAAATTATAATCACAAGTAAAgtcatttaataaattaattaacgttttatcccgattattaatttatttgagctAATTTGGATgactaattaaataacattcgcaaaatgttatttaacgtacgaaaaatattatcatatccTCATATCatttgaagaaagaaaattaaaaccctGCTCGCTTGGCCGTTTTGGGGCTGTTCTGTAGTCCTAAAAACTGCTcggggaggagagtttgggtgcgtttttgaccccccttacgcgtaccggatgaagttcgaacctaaatggaagttttagacggtgtttcAGACAAAAATATGtgcaattagtttggtaattagactgttttaagtaagcgttttgatagcccgaagtaggctgaaaaagggatttttgaaaagttgagtttaactaggaattttgttagctcgataaaatATAGGTTATTCGGAAAAGTTTTGAGTtgagattaattataatcacatgaaaagtgatttaacaaattaattatcgttttatcccgataattaatttatttgagctAATTTGGATggctaattaaataacattcgcaaaatgttatttaatgtacggaaaatgttatcatatcctcatttcatttgaagaaagaaaattaaaaccctGCTCGCTTGGCTATTTTTGGGGCTGTTGTGCAGTCCCAAAAACCACCcggggaggggagtttgggtgcattTTTTGACCTCCTACGCGTACCCGATGAAGTtcgaacctaaacggaagttttagacggtgtttcAGAAAATAatatgttcaattagtttggtaatcagactgttttaagtaagcgttttaaTAGACCGAAGAAGGttggaaaagaaaaatttgaaaagttgagtttaactaggaattttgttagcttgataaattatcggttattcgaacaaagttttgagttgagattaattataatcacatgaaaagtgatttaataaattaattatcgttttattccgataattaatttatttgagctAATTTAGATGGCTAATTAAATAACGTTCGcaaaatgttatttaacgtATAGAAAATGTTATCATATCCTCATTTTatttgaagaaagaaaattaaaaccctGCTCGCTTGGCTGTTTTTGGGTACAGTCCCACAAACAGCTTTGGGAGCGGAGTTTGCATGCATTTTTTggccccctacgcgtaccagatgaagttcgaacctaaacagaagttttagacggtgtttcAGACAATAa
This window contains:
- the LOC126687979 gene encoding uncharacterized protein LOC126687979, with translation MDPCERLNCSGFSNSMKDFSNFINSSSLFEVPLQGVSSLEVISDWGPKPFKSINAWWFHPHFFSLIDSSWAVISESIAKRNLVAKLKELRLVIKIWNKNHFGDLNSKLGVVQKSITDLDYTADARPLDDSEMTLLSSLHVEFDKFGERNTKYYHSIASIRSRSNLISEIWVNNVLYSDPDDIKKHVLSFYKNANYLTSPFLESDIFLALSSFDDNKSPGPRGSSAIVDFRPISLGNGIRKWVSKVLADRLAPALPSIISEFSWSFIISRLKRMNFDGSWINWISSLFSSSQLAVLVNGSPVENFFWRKQLRVCVLLFSKAISRGFIDGIQIEGYTNPVLLLQFADDTLVFILNDLEKVRNLRRILHCFELISGLEINFHKSSITGINMDDYSMSLAADILSCKIEHFPITYLGLPLSIKKLNVEQWDPIIHSFSTQLSSWRGSLLSPTGRLVLIKSVLSSLPVYYMCSFCAPPSVISYLEKFMRKFL